The Hordeum vulgare subsp. vulgare chromosome 7H, MorexV3_pseudomolecules_assembly, whole genome shotgun sequence DNA window ATACAATGCTAAAGGGTGAGGATGTGGATGTGTTCACACATCAATGGTTTAATGGTTCtaattttataatttttttggaaGTGTTTTAATCGTTCTAAATAAGGATATAAATGCACACATATAGACACATATGCAGCGATTCGAAAGAACGATGTCAATGTACTCATATATGGATATTTGTCTAACAATCAATTCTATACAAAACTAGTATATGTTCATAAATTTGTATATATTTTAATGCTTATTAAGGCTTTACATGATCTAGCACTAACAAAAATGGCACTATATCAATTGCTACTAAATTTGGATGTATGGATAAGGATGAACTTTTAATATCATCCTTATTATGCAAACGTATCATGATCACAAAAAACATCGCGTACACCATTGCATATATGTCCATGACAAGTGGTCCCAACATATGCATAGTGAGATGAAACTTTTGTATTATTAGTAAAACTTTCTTTTGGATAATGTACACTATTTCGGGTCCTTGAGGCGCTCTGAACTATTCCCTTCTATATAAATGGATGACATCTCCACATATCTCCCACCAATATGTCACTAGTCAACAACATAGGTAAATCTCAGTCAGTTTTTAGATCCTTGTGCCTCCTATTTCTAGTGGTAAGTTTCTTTGTCGTTATAGCATTTAGTATGCCGAGGAAGGATAGGCGGTCAGTTATCGCTTACGTCGAAGATGACAAAGAGCGTGATGTCACGTTCTTCAAGCGGCGCGGCGGCTTGTTCAAGAGTGCTGCTGATCTTTCTGTTGTGACCGGTGCTAGGGTTGCTGTCGTCCTTGAGACGGAAACTGAGAAGATGCATTCCTTTGGTACGCCATCTGCTAACCCCATTGCTGATGCTTTCCTATCAGGAGCACCACTAGAAATTCTACTTGCCGATGAGGCAACAACTACTAGAATTGCACAGCTACAAAGTGAGGTGGCTCGTCTAGATCTTAATTGCATGAGAGAGTATAAGGAAAACCAACTCTCTATCGAGCATATGAAAAAGGTCCAAGAGGAGTTCCCAGGTATGACAGCAAACCTTATCTTCTCGAAGGAAGAAGACCTTGACCTTGAAGATCTCGAGAATCTATCCAATGAAATCTCTCGTGTCCATGATAACATTGGGcaccggttgccaccattgcgtcATGGCCGTAAATCCATGACAGGTGGTGCAAGCATGATACAAAACATGCTACCGTCAAGTTGTGTACCATCGGATCGCATGAAGACTATCCCTTCATCGGTGCACTCAATGTGGTCTCATCATCTTCCACAATATCAAGTGTGTTTGTATCCACTACCGTCATCACCAAGACACACTGTGGCAccacattttcctcaggtgcCAGCAATGATCCACTCGTCACCATCTGCTTCAGTGCCACAGTTGGATACCGAGATACAAACAACACCTAATCAAGCACATGAGCTACCTCCACCACAAGATATAACGGTCAAGGACTATGTAAGTCCTTGTAACCTAGTGAACCCACAGAACAATCTAAAACCTAACTCTACAACTGGGTACAATTTGGAGGCCTCTCCACTATTGTCCTACTCTGGTGGCATAGATTTTACCATTGATGGACCATTTGGCTATGAATCATGGGGCCATGCTCCACCAGAGCAACCATTCTACAATGGATTTGTAGATATGGGTGCTTACTTGGGCTATAATGGTGTTGATGTAGGACAGTCTTCCATGGGAAATGATGGATGTGTTAATGCGCCGCAGAAATCTTCCTCTAGCTAGACGCTAGTCAGCACAACCATTTTAGTGCTATGTTAAAATAAAGTCGTTCCATTTCCATTTGGAAATTTGTAATCATTTGGACTGTTTACTAAGTCCATTCAAGGCAATAATAAACATGTTTGATGTTATATGTATTGGACATGAAGATATTTCCTTATCGATGTGTCGCATTGTGTTTGGGTTATAgtcaaatattttttattttccttgttGACTTGTTCGACATCTTAAGAGCGAAGTAATATGAACCTGGAATTATAATTTCAATGAATTGGAAAATTCAAACTTTTATATCTATTTGTGGCATAGTGTTTTTGTTATAGtcaaatatttttattttcttgttcagATGTTATGCATCTTATAGATGAATGAGtatgaacaacaataacaacttgaTATGAGATTCATTTGAAATTATGGTAAATCAAGTTTTTTATAATagatgcatgtgcatcttgtcATTGAACTAAAACAAAGAGTAAACTCGTGGCCACATAATGCTCCATTAATGGCATATATGGACAATTACAAACATAGAAAAGCATCCAAAATCTAGAGCTCTACATGAATATATATTGTAAAATGTCATTTTTAACATGATGCTCGACAATTACAATGATGAAAGACTTAGAAACATATAATCACAATCCCATATGGACACGTCGGTTAAATAACACAAGTACACCACTTCTATATAAGAACACCCTAAATCTGAAACTCGTGTATGACTATAGACTCTATTATTTTTTTAGATAACATATGATAATTGTTCATTAGGTAAACTAAGTCATGGTGGGTATTTATAATATATGCCCAACTCAAATCATCATCCCTTACCACCACAAGCACATAAATATGAGCAAAAAAAGGAAATGCCTAATCTAGGAATCATTTTTCATATTGTAAAGATCAAATACTCATTTTTATGATACAACAAATCCTTTAACCAAAATAGAGTTTAGAGTATATAATGTCTATCCCGTCTGCACACATTAGTTAACAACACATACGTTGCCAGTAGCAACGTAGAAAATCACATCAAATTGGGATCTCACCTTGCACAGAATATAAACCCATATCATAGTTGAGTTGGATATCTCTGGCAAAAAGTAGAGTTTGGtatgattttcttttcttgtatGGTCCTTTATATGATTAAAAAATGTGCATATAATTTTTTTCTATTGGTACTATGCATAATAAGAATAAAGTATTGTTTATGGATCTCAAAATGTTTCTCCTTGTGAGTAGAATCAGCCTAACAAAAATATATTTATTGATCATGCCAAAGTTTACTAAATCATCAACGATAGAATGGTTGCAACTTGAGAATGGTTATGGACCAACATGGAAGATCGCCACTTAATCCAAGGAAGTTGATTTATGAAAAAATAAAGGGAGTGTTTCTATTGAAAATAACAAAGACCAAAGCAACTCAATCGAGAGGAAACATAAAAAAAAGATGACCAAAATTAATAGAGTTTGGCCAAGAAATCCTAAAATATCTTGCATCAACTACACAACCCATAATAACATAAGCATGCCCAATATCATTTGAGTGGTTGGTTGATATGTGCTAAATATTATTTATCCTTTTATACATGATTAGTTATGAGCTTCAAAAGCATTCTCCTTGCCAAAAGATCTGAATATAAAAAAAGAGCTACCTGAGGATCACTGTAGAAGGAATAGAGAGGGGAATGGTGGAATCAATGTTTATTGCTTGAGTTTCGTGGGGATATATATAATATTACATGACCATTTTGGAGTACAAGACAAGCTAGAACAAATCCTAGTGTATCCTATGTTTCCTAAATAATCACATTGCCCAACTTCCCCTGCACTCACAATGTCACAATGATAATGACACATACGATGAGACTATAGAAGAATCCGAAGGTAGGCCATCCCCACATAGTCTGCTAGACTGGAGACCgacgaggttgctcaagcaaggcggAAGCCCTTTGTGCCATTGTCAAGATAGTCAAGAGCATAGGATGGTGTAGCCCTGTTTGAGGTAGCCATGCGAGGGACCCCGTGGTCATTATCGAGTCGGGGGTTGTCAGTGTCTAGGTAGTCTTTATGGAGCCACGGACACAGGGGGCACCGTGTTAGTCATGGGCACAGTGATGCGCTAGGATGAAGATAAAGTAGGCGAGGGGACGCATCTGTTTTGCCAAGCCCGAGGACAAGTCGTGGAAGAAGGCACGCGTCAATGTCGCCAACCCCGGGAATGTGTAGACTGAAGAAGTCGATATTGACAAGGCGCCGCACGAGGCTCAGACCTGGGGTCTGGGGACACGTCATGGACGAAGGCACACGTTGGTGTTGCCGGCACCAGGCATGCGTATACGGGGACGTGCAGGAGTTGTATGCCATGTAGGAGGAGCCAACAAAGGTGGACTCGACGACAATTGTGGTGTCAGTCGATGTGGGGTATAAGGTGTCCATGTCAACCATGGTCGTCGGAGTAGATGAAGTGATCAGGGAAAATGATGGTGATGTTGGCGATGAGCTGTTGCTGGACAAAGATCAATGAAAATAGCAGACACCGCCTGCTGCTCAGGTTGCCCAAATCAGAGGCAGGATCCTCGGCGCCGATGTTACTTCTACTTTTTGCGGGAACCAATGTGTAAATTACACAGCCATTGGTCTGTCACCAATTCTGTCTGTCACCGGCTCCCAAACCAGGCAAGCTCCATAGCATGCCACATATGAGCTGATGCTTTCTTCACCAGCTTAGCTTCCATATGATCCAACCAGGACTGCTTTTTCAGGGAAGTCAACTACGCTGCGCATATGCTCTGGATGCAAGTCTAAGGCAGGCTACTGATCTTTTCCACCTCCGTACTCTACCATTTTCCTTGGGATCAAAGACACGCGCTGCAGAGTCGTCGTCGTCGGGTGGTAGATTCTATAATGTCATGGCATAAATCGCACATCTATCTCTCTCCTCTTCCTGCCCTTCCTATCCCGGACCAGAAGCAGAGGTCGTCATCGATCGATATCGATCTTGTAAGTATCCGCGTTGCAGAGTGAGAATCTCGTTTCATATATATTCGTGTTCTGCCTTGAAATTTGCATCGTGAGTAATGTATGCAGTGAGGATGAGAATAGTCCCGTTTCTGTCGGCGTTGGCCTTTGTGTTGTTGGGGTTCGTCCTCGGGTTTTCTTTCCCGGTATCGATCACGCCCAAGGTTGTTCTTATCTTGGTATTGGCTTTATATCTAACTTCACATCATGGTAAGATTGATCTGGGTCTGGGCAAACAAATGTGTGCAGCTTCAGTGTGGCGTACTGCCTTGGAGTGGCGGTGGTTCTGCACGCTCCAGCTTCCTGGGCAGACTGTGGTCCCCATTCTGGAACAGCAGTAGCACTTCAGGGGTACATTGCATACATACAGTCCTGATTTTCTAAAATGATGCAGGTTAAAATTTATGAAGAAATTACACTACATGTTTGCAGATGATCTAAATAAATCTACCCTTCTGCAGATTGGAAATGTTGCAAGGAAACCTGAAGGAGCAGAGAGGTTACCGCCGGGCATCGTGGTTTCGGAGTCCGATCTTCACCTGCGCCGGCTGTGGGGATCCCCAAATAAGGTCTTTCTTGGCTTCTCTCAACCCTGAACTCATGTTATTGTGCCCAAGTTTTTCTACACTGAATAACTTGTTTCCGTTTGCGATGCGCAGGACGCGCCGGTTCGCAAGTACCTCCTGGCAATGGCGGCAGGGTACACGGAGAGAGCCAATGTCAATGCAACCGTTCAAAAGGTAAGAAGAAACCAACCAACAAGTGGTTTCTGCACTTTGATCATGCTGTCTCGGGCAAAGAGTAGCAGGTTCTTTACATAACGGTCATATGACACTGCACAACACATAACGCAGTTCTCGGACAACTTcgacgttgtcctgttccactacGACGGCCGCACGACGGAGTGGGATGAAGAGTTCCATTGGTCGAAGGAGGCCGTCCACGTCAGCGCCATGAAGCAGACCAAATGGTGAGGGCACCGTGTCTGTCTGTCTGTCTCCAACATTCTCTTTTTCAGTCAGTCCAAAGAACAATCTTCAGACTTTCTGACCTGGAATGTCTGAATGATGATCGATGAAGGTGGTTCGCCAAGAGGTTCCTTCACCCGAGCATCTTGGCGCCGTATGACTACGTGTTCCTGTGGGACGAGGACCTCGGCGTCGAGAACTTCACCGCCGAAGCGTAGGATCATCGTCGATCATCTATTCGGTTTGCTGTTTTCTGAACCTGGCTCTGAAATGTGATCATCTTGTGGACGGCTGCAGGTACATTGACATCGTGAGGAAGCACGGGCTGGAGATCTCGCAGCCGGGGCTGGACGCGACCAAGGGGAAGAAGGCGTACGACGTCTCCGTCAAGAGAGATGCCGGCGAGATGCACAAGTAAGCAAAAGCAGGCACTGATCATGCACAGAATCAATCTTCTTGATATATACTAGTATGATCAATTAATTTGGCATGCGTGAACGGCACAGGACGGATGCAGGGGGAAGGCGGTGCCCCGACGTGCACAAGCGGCCGTGCAGCGGGTAATTGATCATCATCAACACaagttccttcttcaccttgtgtgATCTTTGTAGTGTCAAAAGGATGAAGAAGCATATGCATGCATGGGCAGGTTCGTGGAGGTGATGGCGCCAGTCTTCTCCAGGGATGCTTGGAGATGCGTGTGGCATATGATCCAGGTACATAAGCTAAGCTTGATTGGTCATTAATAGGATTTTCTCTCGAACTGAAACGAAGAAACGGATTAAATTTTGATTTGCAGAATGACCTGATTCATGGATGGGGGCTCGACTTCAATTTCTGGAGATGCGTCGATGTACACACAACATGACTTAACCATAGATACACGCAACATTTTGATCAAGTTATACAGAAACTCGCTTGGAAAACCGTTAACtatttccttttttctctttgaactGGCAGGACCCTGAAGAGCAAGTCGGCGTCGTTGACGCTCAATATGTAGTCCATCATGGAGTCCCCACACTCAGAGATCAGGTAACGTAACTTCATCGACTGCTTGCCAGGAGCCCATCTACGTGTTGATTCAATTGCACCCCCTTTTTCTGCAAGAAATATATTATGTACGGTTACAGCTTAAAGCATGTTTATTTGGAAAGATGTTTCGCAAAAATATATTGAATTTTCACCATGTAGGGAAGACCCAGCATGATGCTGGCATTCATTGATTTAGAAGAAGAGAGCGGAAAACATTATTTGATCAAGTGATCATATGAATGGAAGAAATCTAGGCAAGAAAACCAAAACCAGAAAATAGCAATCTCCCAATTTGGTCCCGAAAGGGATGCTCAAGGCATTTAGCCCCTGCCAGACTGCTGTGTCTTCTTGACTGAGCACCGATAATTAAAACGTGCTGACGTAGTATTTATCTAGCACAAATTCATATAGTACATAAAAAATGGTTTAAGCAACTTACTACACACTACAACCTACAAGGAGTAGTAAAATTCAGTTAAAGCATGAACATATTACATATGAAGCATCTTCCATGCATGGCATGCTCTGGGATACTCTCTTCTAATTATTTTTGTGTTCCTCCATCGGCACGCAGGGCAACGGAGATAAGCAAGGAAGTAGGGCAAAGGTATGTATATATGTACATTTCAATTTTTTGTAGTACCAAATATTGACATTACATAGCACTAATTGATTAAGGTAACATAACATGTTTCATTAGAAGATTAATTGTTATTATTCTTGATGTGTAGGTGAAAGACCGGCAATACGAGGAGATGCACGCCTTCGACTCAAGAATGGCCAATGCTGACAAGGCGCTCGCCAAATCCAAATCCCTAACCTAAATTAGTTTCTTTACTTAGTCAGCTGGCTACACGGGGATTGTTGCACAACCAGATAATATAATTGACTAAACACTGTGGAAATACCCCTGGTTTTGTTAATTATAGACAGTTTTGTCCAACAAACCGAGAGGGGTTGCCATGAGATGATTTTATTTACTTCTATTTTTTGATTATTATTTGATTCATTcttgtatattttattttattggaCTTTGTATTATTGGACACTGATCGAGAGATTTATTTTATTCTTGATAACATACAGTTTCTGGTGGTTAGATACAACACTATGATAGGTAGAACTTGCTTTGTGCATTGACATCTGTGTGCTTCCCTAACACTTGCCGTGATGATTTTCTGGATGAATCTGTTACGAGAATGCTGCCTTATCCTGTAGTATTTGATACGAGAGTTCGTCTTAGCTTTGGTAATATCTCGTTAAGCGTCAGCTGTAAGCTGGTTATCCAGCATGCTTGCTCTATTCTGTGTGGCATATCAAACTGTACTTTCAGTATCCTGGGAAAGATATGGTCGCAATATTGTCAAAATCTTAATCCTTCAGTCATTTTGTTAACTTGGGCCCTGCAACTTCCTTTGCGTGGCAGAACGCTTCCTGTTTCGTGAGATGAAATAGCTACTGCCCACTCGGACAAGGAGTGTGTAATTAACTTATGATCGTTCAAATTTGCTGCAACATAAGCTATTTTACAAGCAAGTTTTTTATATGGCAGGGCCCGCAGTTCTAGTTATACCATTTCAACGTCCCCGAAGAATAAGCTAGTATCGTTTCAGTGTAGTAGTTTCGATAATACAGTTATCCTAGACACTTGCCGAGAAGAACTGCAGCATTTTCGGCCATCCTCCTCAGCCATACATGAGCCTGCTCACCACCAATCTGTATAACTTTTATATATCGGAATGTGCAAGGAGTCAGTTAATTAATActtcctccatcccaaaattcttgtcttagatttatctagttatgaatgtatctagtcacgctttagtatttagatacattcatttttagacaaacctaagacaagaattttgggacgaagggagtacataTGTACATCAATTATATGTTTGTCCACACATCTTTGTAACCGATCCAAGGAAGGAGACGAGTTAAACAAGTGGTTCACAAAGACAGTAAATGAGAGTTGCAACTACTTATATTGAGCACCTTTGTTGCTGATGCCTTTTGTCCTGCTCTCTACATCCATCCTTATATTGCCCATCCATCCTGATGCCTTTTGTTATTGCCATCATCTGGTTCCTGGTAAGCAATGTTCGTCACCTGGTATGTGAGCAAGGATGTTGAAAGAGTTCAACTAAGAGGCAATACTACTTAAAGTCTTCAACTCGGCTTCAGTTGAGTTGACTCGGCCCGATGGATTCGTCTAATTTGAGTTGACTCGGCTCCGATGGATTCGTCTAACTCGAGAATTTCTCATTTACTCGAGTTGACTCTGGCCGGTGGACTCCATACAAGTTGTCAAGGTAATGATTTAGGGTTGACTCGGCTCATATGCATAACAAGttcaaatatatatcaacttGGTTTTACTTGTGAAACTTGCAAGTTGAGACATTTAACTCATTATTGAAGTGAACAACAAAGCATGCATACATCGAATTTGACTATATGCGCATCATTACCATGTTACCTATACAATTTAAGAGATGATTAAAAATGCAAAATATTATGAACGCTCATGCATGACATAATCAAAACGAGTACAAAAAATCTATTGTCCATGCACTACTCTTCATGTGCTTGGTTGCCGCTTCCCTTCTGCTATGGGCTATGGGCTACGGGTACGGTGAGTCGGTGATTGTGGTTATGAGGTTCTGGGTGATCACGGGGTGGGACAAGATTGCCATTAACAGGACATAGAAGGAGCGGTCGGTAGAGGGGATCATGAGGACAAGAGGGACCAAAGAGGTGGCGCCAGGAACGATAAATCAATCGATGGGTGCCTAGGACCAGAGACTAAGATGAACCGATGAGTATTTGAGGCGAGGTACTTGGGTGATTGGCCGTTTGGGTTGAAATAAACCTAGTTTTGCGAGCTTAACAAGTAACTCACTAGTCGGCCTATTGTGCTTGTCCTTTTTCTTACGAGAAACAACACTCTCATTGTAAATCACAATCGCCTTGTTATGAATGGCTTGTTAATTAGTATATAAATTTCTGAAGAAATAATTTTCGAGAAAAGTATATCAAGTGGGAAACCAAAGATTTGTGCACAAACTCAAATTAAATTTGTATTTGAACAAGGGCGGGAGATATCCATGAAAGAAACCAAAGAGACATGTCAAGATCAAGAATATATTTAATGATACCACGGATGATGATTTATGGCTCTTAGGTGCCACACACCCCTATATGAATATAGTATATAAAAAAGACTAGGAAATTGTTTTTAAACACTAAAATTTTGGGATATCAAACATTGGTGCCATTCTACTCTCGTGTTTAATTTTGTGAGGAATGGATGCCCGGGGTATTCTTGGTAAAAAAATGTCAAAGAATTCCCACGTATAGAAAAACTGTTTGGATGGATCGTATGTCAGTCTGTATTTTCTTCATCGCGGATACACATCCATTCCTCGCGAAACCAAACACAGAGGTAGAATGGACACTATATTCGTATAGGGGTATGTGCCACCCGAGAGCTCCCATGCATTTCTCATGATACCACTCTATGTATGATACGGGTATTGAAAATCCCCCTAAAAAACAATATTGAATGTGATGCAAATAACCCCGAAACTTCAGAGAACAAATTACAAGATTTCGAACAAATTTTACTTTACACCTGAAAgacaagaaagaaaaaaatctgctgaaaacaaatctgaaataaaacGAAAAGGGGAAGACATGTTTTTCATTCTAGGCCGTATATCTCATAAAAAAAAATTGATGATCAACTGACACCAGGTTGCTCTGATCAGGCGGGTCTCGTCCCTTCCACTCTCACCCTCCTCAATCCCTTCGTTCTCTCTCCTCTCGCCCCCCACGTTGACTGGAAGACGAgcacgaggaggaagagaagctgaaggaggtggtggaggatgTCAACTCGAAGATGGTCGTCTGGGATCCCGTGTCTGGGAGCAGAACGGAGCTGCACAACATCGTCGTCCCTGACATCGACCGCCCAAACTATTCGGCCACGGTGCTCTGTGCAGCCAATGGCTGCAACCACACTGCCTGCAACTTGGGCCCATTTTTCGTGGTTGTTGCTTTTATCGGCATTGATAAGAGGCTTGTGCTGGCCTCAGTATACTCATCGGAGACCTGGGAGTGTCGGCAGCTATTCATATCGTCGGCAGCTACAGTTATTCTAGTAGTGACCGGCCTCTATTGATATCGGCGGCGTTGGAACCCTTGGAGCCTACATCATCGCAATGCCTTATTTGGTCGATGGAGGTCAGTCTTGATGGAGTAGTGTCATGAATCCAAATCAGAGAAATGGACCTGAAGACACTTGTCCCCATTGGCAATCCCAAGACCTCATATTCATTTAAGTTGGTTGGATGTGTGGAGGGCACCGATATCATCCTTGCGATCACATATCTTGGTGCATTGCGAATTGATCTCAAGTCCCTGGGGTTGAGAAAGTTGTCGAGTAAGCCAAATAGGGGCACAATTGAGCAGGAAATATTTGAGAACCTCTTTCTCTACATGAGCTTCAACAATCCACCAGGTATATAATGTTTGCTTTAACCCTTTATGTATGGTTTCGATGATGTGTTCAATTCACCAACATATGTTAAGTTCCCCTTAAGAAAATCATGAAGTTGCGCAATGAAATTCTTATCCTAGGGACTCATTCTTCAGAACTGTTTGCTTCTTTTAGCGGTGGCAAGTGTTGTGGCGGTGGCTGAAGCAAGTGAAGCAGGGCCCCGTGTGTCTTGAAGGGGGGCGACACAGCTGTTTTCTTTAACAACACGTCATTCAACGAAGTGTTTCTGTTATTTGGCCATCGCTAAAATGTTTATAGTAATAAAAGTGAGCCGATTATATCAAGTTTAGATGATTCCCCTAACGTGATGAGTTTAGTACGTTTATCACTTTTAAAGATCACTGGTGGATGTGACAGTTTGAATCACGTGCCAGCCGTTGAAGAATCGAACTTCAGTTTTAATATTTTTGGTGTCGGTTTTCGTTTCGAGTCTTATCCTATATGTTTGATATGGGAGTCGTAGGTGTGGTATGTTGTTAAGCGTCAGCTTTAAGTTCGTTACCCAGCAGCATGAAGACTTGCTCTTCTTTGCGTGGCTTATCGGACTGTACTTTCAGTAACCAGGGTAAAGATATTGTCACAAAATTGTCAATCTCTTGTTCCTTCAGTGATTTTGTTAGCCTGTCAGTCTGCTCCCTGCAAGTTCCTTTCCCAGGCAAAATGCTTCCTGATCTGTGATACTCTCTTGCTAAGTTCAATTTTGGCACTAGGGGAACCAGGCGTGTGTACATGCTAAGTTCAATTTTGCTGTAACATCAGCTATTTTACGTGCACGGTTTTCAACTGCTGAAATAAATATGCAGTTACAGTTATACTAAAGCCACGGCACTTATTATGCTACTAGCAGACATGGTGCCATTTCGATGTCCTCgctaaaagaaaggaaaaaaggcgCCATTTTGGTGTAGGTTGTTTCAATAATATCATAGCCCATACACAAAGCAGAGTAGTTGGCCAGGGAAAAACTGCAgcattcccggccatgctcctcAGCCATACATACATGAGGCCTGCCCACCAGTCAATGTAATCTATACTAGTAGTCTTTTTTTCATCATGATATCGTCAACCAGTTAGTTCTACATCAGCTATGTTTCTTCCCCTCTTGATCAGGGCAAAAATGGGAAATGAAAAATAAAGGAATCACATCTTGGGTCATGGTTTGccatagcagcagcagcatcctGCCTCATCATGACCATCTAAAGAAGGAGgtggaagaaaaagaatggagaaTGCAGGGGTCTATGGTCCGCTCAGTGGTGCCTGGCGCTATGGCCCCTGGGGCCATAGTAGTCCACATGGATCTCAGGCATCCTGTGCCCCCCTGCCCTATCTTTCTCCTCAGATATGGCCTCCTCCGCTT harbors:
- the LOC123413000 gene encoding agamous-like MADS-box protein MADS3 encodes the protein MPRKDRRSVIAYVEDDKERDVTFFKRRGGLFKSAADLSVVTGARVAVVLETETEKMHSFGTPSANPIADAFLSGAPLEILLADEATTTRIAQLQSEVARLDLNCMREYKENQLSIEHMKKVQEEFPGMTANLIFSKEEDLDLEDLENLSNEISRVHDNIGHRLPPLRHGRKSMTGGASMIQNMLPSSCVPSDRMKTIPSSVHSMWSHHLPQYQVCLYPLPSSPRHTVAPHFPQVPAMIHSSPSASVPQLDTEIQTTPNQAHELPPPQDITVKDYVSPCNLVNPQNNLKPNSTTGYNLEASPLLSYSGGIDFTIDGPFGYESWGHAPPEQPFYNGFVDMGAYLGYNGVDVGQSSMGNDGCVNAPQKSSSS
- the LOC123411070 gene encoding uncharacterized protein LOC123411070 is translated as MRIVPFLSALAFVLLGFVLGFSFPVSITPKLQCGVLPWSGGGSARSSFLGRLWSPFWNSSSTSGIGNVARKPEGAERLPPGIVVSESDLHLRRLWGSPNKDAPVRKYLLAMAAGYTERANVNATVQKFSDNFDVVLFHYDGRTTEWDEEFHWSKEAVHVSAMKQTKWWFAKRFLHPSILAPYDYVFLWDEDLGVENFTAEAYIDIVRKHGLEISQPGLDATKGKKAYDVSVKRDAGEMHKTDAGGRRCPDVHKRPCSGFVEVMAPVFSRDAWRCVWHMIQNDLIHGWGLDFNFWRCVDDPEEQVGVVDAQYVVHHGVPTLRDQGNGDKQGSRAKVKDRQYEEMHAFDSRMANADKALAKSKSLT